TTAAACTGACAAAGAGAATGTACCTTTTCCATATAAGTGTGAATGTATTAAATAATCATTAAGAACCAAAATATTAGATATCTGGGTCCCAAAATATTAGGAATCTGAAAATGATTTTCACACACTCCTGATATCATTCATAGGACAAGGGCTTTAACTCTATTTAAACAGTTTAATTTTAGGACCTGATCTTGCCAATATTTAAGCATGcaagccctaatcctgcaatgaACTGCATGACTGGATCCCTAAAGCTAGCACAGATGCTAGGGATGAGGTTTCACTTAATGCTGAATCAGGACTTTATATGGGTATTGAGAGTTTTTCAGCTTTGCATTACAATATATTACTACTAACTCTAATAAAATACATaatcaactttatttttattcagagaAGGATAATCTAGTGGCTAGGGTGCTAACCTGGGACTTAGAAAAGCCAGGTTCAGTTTCCTGTTCTGCCACAGTCCTATTGCATGACCATGGTCAAACCACTTAAACCTGGTTTACACTTAAAGGTTCTGCCAGAATATGTTGGttagaaacatgaaaaaaatctaaCCAAAATAGCTATGCCAGTGAAAGCCCTAGAGTAGATTGTTAAACTGGCAAAaaagtctttattttatttaggaaATAAATACAggcaaaccctttctagtgtagacaaggcataagTCTCTGTtgcagatcctcaaaggtatttagtcacctaattcccattgaccaATGGGAATTAgctacctaaatacctttgaggatctgtgcctcagtttcctatcaaTACAATAGGGATAACAGTACTGGatcattgtgaggataaattaatcAAAAAAGAAAGATTGTGGGGTTGCTATATAACTACAACAGATAGTTGTTCTTACTGCTAACTTCCCCAGTAAAGTTAACAAAACCACAAACTAGACCTTTGATCTAGGGAAGTGATGAAACTTACCAAGGACCCACTATAATAACAATAGTAATATCTAGTTCTTATACTACTTTTCATCattagatctcagagcactttaccaAGGAGCTCCGGATCATTCCCTCCTATTTTAcaaatagagaaactgaggcacagagaaatgaaatgacTTACCTAAGGTCTTCTTGACCTTCCAGTGCCTCCCTGTGAGCAGACTTTAATGATCATACAGAGGAAGCTACAGGACTGAGGTCTTAGTCATAATTATGAATAGTTAAATTCAACATTACAAATGACTAACTTTTCTAAAATGACTTTTTATCTTTTGTTCAATAAACATGAAACATTCTGAACTAGATTAAGTAGAAAATAAATCCAAACCTCAGGCATCAATGACATGTGTGGTGTGATACGCTAAAGAATGCTTTATAAAAGTCTGAATTTTCCAGGAGACAAGTCTTACTCTTTTCACATCTCACTTATTTCAGAGCGTGAATCCCTTCTTGCGGGTTCGTTTTAGGAAGTGTTTAACGGCTCTCCCTCGGGAGTGCAGGATTTTGCTGTTAATATCAGATACTTAGTGTTTATTAACCTACTTCATCCAAACTGTCCCAGTTGCTTAGCCCTGGAAAAGGGGACTGAAGAGAACTGATAACAGGCCCAGAGCTCACTAAGACCTGACATCTCgaggagagagaaggggcaaTTTCCTGGAAAGCTTCAAAAGACACTGATTATTTTCTCCAAGGAAATCACTTAGATAAGTCTCTGAGAGCTACAAAGGGGAGCCCATGACCCCAGGCTGCCTGTTCCCACCCGACCTCCAGCCGCGACACACTCTCAGCAGGAGCAGCACGAGATGTTTCTCGCTTCCCACTCGCTTTACTAGGGACAACTTTCTACAGGAAGTAAATAGTCAGCACTTCCGGCCTGTGCTCACCGCCGCCTCTAGTCACAAATGCATTTCCCCTGGTTGGGCCGCCCCTTTCGTCATTTCCGGTATCTGACCCGCTCAGCTAAGCCCCTTTTGCCGCGGCGCGGGTTTCCGGGCAATTGCAAGCGAATGTGCTGTCACCAATGTGAGCCTGCCTTGGCGCGTGGCCCGGAGCCGGAACGCAGCGGCGGCTGATGAATGGTAGATGCCGGTCTGGCTGGTTCATGTGGAGTCTTCTGTGGGGGGAGCTACGAGCCGCTGCCGGCCCGAGGAGGCTCCTCTGCCGATCGGCCGCTTTCCTTAGCAGCGGCGACGCGGtttcccccggccctgcctgcggAGCCCCGCCTGGCCACATGGAGCGGGCTGTGGTGCGCTGCGTCCCGTCGGAGCCGAAGATGAGCCTGTGGTTCGTGCTGTGTGACGGGAGCGCCAAGCACATGCAGCGGGACCAGACGGAGCCGCTAGGCCGGGCCTTGGCCCGCATCGCCACCAACGCCGGCAAGGGCCACGCCAAGGCGGCCAAGAAGAGCAAGAAAGCTCGGGCGGAGGCGGGACCGGCCGGGGAGCCGGTGGCGACGGCGCCGCTCGCCGTGCGCCTCTTCTCGCGGGACGGGGAGTCGGTGGCTGAAGACGTGTCCAATGCCGAGGCCTGGCAGGACGGCGCCGTGCTGCAGATCGGCGAAGTCAAGTACCAGGTAGAGCGGAACCCGCCCTCAGTCACCGAGCTCCATCTGCCCCGCTCGCTGCTCGCCGGCTTCCCCGTTTGCCCCAAGATCCACACCGAATTTGGCGCGCCCCAGCACTGTCTCTTCCGCTGGTaccaggagcagccagggggcggTGGGGACGAGCCCTCCCCGGAGGGCACCATCTGGGTAGAAGCCCCCGTCAGGGACCGCGTCTTCACACCGACCAATGCGCACATCGGACTGCGCCTCAAGCTCCACTGCACCCCCGGCAACAGCCAGCAGCGCTACGGGCTCCCCCGAGAGGTGGAGAGCAGCGGCCCCGTGGAGGCCGGGCCCGGCGCCTGTACCTTCGACTCCCGGCACCTCTACACCAAGAAGGTGTCCGGGGAAGGCTTAATCCGCACGGTCTCCTACAATATTCTGGCTGACATCTATGCTCAGACCGAGCACTCGCGGACCGTGCTCTACCCCTACTGCGCGCCCTACGCGCTGGAGCTCGATTACCGGCAGAACCTGCTCAAGAAGGAGCTGGCTGGCTACAGCGCTGACCTCATCTGCTTGCAGGAGGTGGATAAGTCTGTCTTCGCTGATAGCTTGGCCCCGGCGCTGGACGCCTTCGGCCTCGAAGGGCTCTTCAGGATCAAGGAGAAGCAGCATGAAGGCTTGGCTACTTTCTACCGCAGGGATAAGTTCAGCTTGCTTAGTGAGCATGATATTGCCTTCAATGAGGCCCTGGTCTCCGACCCACTGCACAAGGAGCTGCGGGACAAGCTAGCCCCCTACCCCTTAGCCCAGGAGAATGTTCTGCAGAGATCTTCAGTGTTGCAGGTACCAGCCGCTTGTACAGCAGGTCTGCCTCACAAATTGGGTGTGTCCAACCCCTAGGAAGTCGGGCTGTCACTGTTCAGAAGGAGGGTCGCTATAGGACTACTGGTGGAAGGAAAAagaagggacagagcagcaaTAGAGTAAAAGCTTCTCAGGCAggcagagctgtgattgtgaGTAGGGAAGGAACCatagactgtgtctacactacagccgggATCAAtgctctgagattgatccactagcggtcaatttagcaggtctagtgaagatctgCCAAATTaacagcagatcgctctccagtcgacccctgtactccacccctgatgagaagagtaaggtcgacaggagagtttctcctatcgacttcctcctcctcccccctccccccggcagtaactcaacctaaggtacatcactccagctacattattcaagtagctgaagttgcatagcataggtcgacttactgtggtagtgtagacataggcatAGAGTCAGTCTATGCTGGAGCAAGCCCTTATCAACATTATATGGGAAAtttgatctaagctatgcaatttgagttatgttaatagcgtaactcaaattgATGTAGCTTAGATCTCCTTACCGCGGGGTCCACACTATCCGATGACAACAAGAGTGTCCCCCAGCTCTTCTCAATCCAGTGGAATACAGGAGTCAATCTTCACTAGACTCACTAAATCAACTGCCGATGCATTGATTGCTGTTCGTGgatcccccagtaagtgtagtcaagccctaagtcaggttggcaacctctggcacgtggctctccagggtaagtacccaggcaggctgggccagtttgtttacctgctgtgttggctggtttggccaatcacggctcccactggccgcagttcaccgtcccaggccaatggggtggagggaagctgtGGCCAGTGCCTCCCGCAgcgcttcccgccgcccccattggcctgggatggcgaaccgtggccagtgagagccgcagtctgccaaacctgccgatgtggcaggtaaactggcccggcccaccagggtccTTACCCTGGCGAAcagcgtgccagaggttgccgacccctgccctaagtTATGGAAGGTTTTGAGAATTAGAATCTCACACTACTTAATGTGTAAAACAAGGAAATGTGTTTTAATAGGTGGCAGTGTCGCAGTCTATGTCATTCAGTTGCCATTCACCCAACTGGGTACGTGAGGCGAGTGTCAGTTCCTTTCCCCTGATTTCTGCCCTTTAGAATGTGATCTTGATAAAAATGTGATTGTGTCAATTTTAAATGATGTATTCATTTTCCTTGGTTTCTTTCTGTCTTCAGCCCATTTTAAAGTGAATTCTCAATTGTGATGTAACAGAACATTGGAGTGTGTCAGATCTTCTAAAACAGATCtaattttagttttgaaaatatttttattctaatttttaataaactttgaGGCATTGGCTATCTGATTTTGCAACACTGTAGACATACAAGTGGGGTGTGCATGTGAGATACTGACTGCATGTTagtgacattaaaaaaattaaggcccccatcctgcagatatttatgcatgtgcttaactattCATGTTTGTAGACCCATTGACTACTGTTAAAGTTAAGCATCCACATTAGTGTTTGCAAGATCATGGCCCATGTTAGAAATCCCAGTAACTGTCATGGAGGCTTGTGGCAGTGACAAATATAATCTCATTTACAAGGCTTGAAAAATCTACTTACCCCAAGGGCCAGTGTGagtaggaaactttccctggTGCTTGATAGCAATCTAaacctttttgtttaaaaaaattaacttccCAAACTACTGCAGTGGTGACTTCCACAGTGCAGAGAAACAACTCCAGTGTTCTTTCTGCAGAAAGGTGGAAgaatggagaaggaaaaaactTGGGAAAAGCTACACCAAGATCTTTTACAGGAAAGACagtgaaatgcagaaaaaaaaaagtacagcaaAAGCAAGAGATTTGATAGGCAGGGCTGGTAAAATAGTATTTGGCAAATACATTAATTTTGCTGGAATTTGTCAAATGACTTATTTTACAAACACTTATTTTACTTGTTCTAGAACTGCTAAAGTACTATAATTTTCATGGGTCATGGCCTTTTATGGGGGAGAAATGTTATAATGGCATGTGTAGCTAGTATACATGGGCTATTTCCTGTCAGGTACACTTTTTTCAAAACCTGTTTATTGCTTGTAATATTTGACTAACATTCAAAATAATGTGCAGAAAGAGATGTATAAAAATGGGAATTGTCACCAAGGTACAAGCTGATTAATCACTAATAATGCATAATTCTTGATGGGCTCATAGAGGTCTGTAAAGCATATTCTGATTTAACATTTTGTAAAAGTGTGCTGTTTCATGCAGGTTTCAGTTCTTCAGTCTAGAAATGATCCTTCGAGGAAGATTTGTATAGCCAATACTCATCTGTACTGGCATCCAAAAGGTAACTTTACTGATGTTGTATACAAGTATATATTATTAGCTAGATTTAGTAGCATTTTGCCTACACAACTAGAATTTCCATTTCACGCTTTTCTGAATGGAAGGATTTCTCCCTACTTCTTACAATTCCTCACCTTTCCTTAGTTCATTCCTTCTCAAAATCGGATCTTTAACTGTTACACCAACCTGATTGGAGGATTGTGTTATATCATTATAGAATGTAGTCTTGCTTGCTTAGGAATGTTCAGAATATAGCTGAAGCAAAGATTATTGTATTCTGCATTCCACCCCCAATCTGTAATTCTCTAATGTAGATGGGTTTACAGAGTGTGGCTCCCTCTGTTCTCAGTGTAACTGATGGAGCCATGTTGTGGTATTGACGACAGAGGAAGCAAATTGGGCCTCTCAAACCATGTCTCCCTTCTAGGTCCAAAAACTAAGAGTGGAGATTACTCCTGTTTCTTGGTGTTCCTAAAGGGTGTAGGGGCAGAAAAAAGCCCCTgagatgggcggggggggggaagccaGTGGTCCATTAGGCCAGGGGATTAACGGAAGAACTGAGCAAGGGTGAAAAAGGCCCCTGCTCAATCCTTAGCAAAGAAGTTATTTGGTTTCTCtagagcagaggtcagcaacctttcagaagtgctgtgccgagtcttcatttattcactctaatttaaggtctcacttgccagtaatacattttaacgtttttagaaggtctctgtctataagtctataatatataactaaacttttgtatgtaaagtaaataaggttcttaaaatgtttaagaagcttcatttaaaattaaattaaaatgaagagtcTCCCAagctggtggccaggaccggggtagtgtgagtgccactgaaaatcggcacacatgccataggttgcctacccctgctctagattcACTCTTACTTGGGAGGGAAAATTGCAGGGGTATATTTAAAGGTGCACAATCCCTACAATCATGAACTGAAGTCAAAGCCTTGCTAatggttttaaaatgtatattgccGCAAACTATCCGTCAGCAGTAGTTTATAAAACTCATTTGAAAGTACTGAATAAATAGAATACTTAATTATCATGCTTTTATGTTCATAGGTGGAAACATCCGTCTCATTCAAATTGCTGTAGCTTTGTCTCACATTAGGCATGTTGCATGTGATCTATATCCTGGCATACCTATCATATTCTGCGGTGATTTTAATAGTACTCCTTCAACTGGAATGTATAGTTTTATCAACAGTGGCAATATTGCTGAGGATCATGAAGATTGGGTCTCTAATGGAGAAGAAGAAAGATGCAATATGTCTCTAACTCATCCTTTCAAACTGCAAAGTGCTTGTGGAGAACCTGCTTATACAAATTATGTTGGTGGGTTTCATGGATGCCTGGACTACATTTTCATTGACATAAATGCTTTAGAGGTTGAACAAGTAATTCCATTGCCAAGTCATGAAGAGGTTACCACCCATCAGGCCTTGCCAAGTGTCTCTCATCCCTCTGACCATATAGCATTAATATGTGACTTAAAGTGGAAATAAAACGAACATTTGCATAACATTTGTTCCAGGCCTTTAAACAAGGAATTTGTTTACTTTAGGGGAACTTAACTTGTATCCCAGCTTGTATGTAACTTTATAAAGACAGAAGCTAAACTGATTATTGGAAAAAAGTTCACATGCCTGTCATTTCGATTATAAATTTCTTGTTGAGTGTTTTGTCTGACTGTTCATAACATTTGCATGACATAGCTTCTCCATTCCCTTTTTCTACACTAATAGgaagtccaaatatatttaaaacagatggggatgttttaaaaaaagaaaaaaattagattaTCATACCTTTTTATAGGTGTTTTTAACTGATTAAGAGATTATTTTGTTACAGATGTATGAATAATCTAATTTCTATAAAAGTACACATGAACGGAACCCTGTTTATATAATTCAGAATAGGCTATAAAAGAGGGTAAGCAAATGACTTGTGTTGAATGAAATCAAAACTACTTTCAGTGCAGGACAAGTGTCACCACCTTCATTTTAAATACtcaaaaatataaatttattcATTAAGCATTCCTGATGCTTCTCTAGGCTTTAGCGAGCTGCATGTTCAGtgtacttctatttttttttgaCATGATACTTTCTGACCAGATACCAACATCTGAATAAGACTTGTACAATCAATTAAATTTTAGGATTAAAATGGTTTCGGGAAGTTTCTTTGCCCACTTAATGTATTTGTAGCCACTGAAAggctctttaaaataaatgaaaaaatcagattttaagaCCAGTTGTTGATGATTGTAAAACAGTATCAagtttactaaaaataaaaatgtaagaacTATATTTACTTTTGAGTATTGATTCCTGCTGTTATCTAATCTTATATCTACCATTAGAAAACATAGTAAAAGTTTTAGGTAGTTTCCTAACAGTTTTGATGGGAAGgagctttttaaattttacttgcCAGTTTTTGATTTGCAGGAAAGCATTAGTTTCTTCTAGAGAACAATTTCTTCCTGGTttagggggagaggaagaaaataacATTTCACATAAGTAATATGTATCTAATTCTTTGGGTGAAAATGCttaaaggtgacttgcaaagatttttaaaagttggaTTTGCTCTATTTTTTCCCATTATAAAGGAGGCCTACTTGCTCACACGTTTCAATTTAGCAATATCAAGTCTAGTCTTTCTTAGAGAATATTTGGGATGTCTAAGGATGTACGTTACCATAAtaatataattggagatatacctatctcctagaactggaagggaccttgaaaggtcattgagtccagccccttgctttcactagcaggaccaaatactgatttttgccccagatccttggaatggccccttcaaggattgaactcacaaccctgggtttagcaggccaatgctcaaaccactgagctatccctctaccTCCCCATGGAAATAGTTAAACATCCACTACCCACGACttcctttctccaaaatgttgGTCATGGAAACTGAAAAGATTCTGCAAACAAAAGATTTATACAGTTTTACTAGTGCTCCTTGTTTCAGTTGATAACTTTCCCTTAACTCCAGATATTATTGTCCTCATTTGACTAGTTTTCTGGTTATTAGTGCCTTCCAGGGCAAAATAAGCTCTGAATGTCTAATGCTTAAAAATCAAGTCGAATTCTCACCCCTATCCACAATGAAGAGGCACATATCATGCAGATAGGAACACTAGAAATGCATTAGAAGAGTGTGGCTTCCTTATAGTGCAAAAGttaaactgaatatttaaaatgaaaaaatttacTAAACTGAAAACTATGGGGATGCACAGACTTAGGATATCCAAAAAACCTTACCTAACTCTGCTCCTGTCGCTTGACCCAAGGAACAACCAAACAGTGCAAACTAATCTAACACTCAAACAAAGTCCATACATATACCTCATAATAATGATAAATACAGTGGTAGCATTTTCATAGTACTATACATGCTGATACGGGCAATTGTTCAATGGTGTTTTCAAAAATGTGATATGTGACCCTCTGATGAGCTGAACCCTTAATTATGTGACAGTTGGTACCAGTCAAACTAGTATGGGGGGTCTAAGTATTGCCACGCTCCTTGGCACTGCATGGGTTGTAGAGCCTCCTCACAGGGTAGGTGGCTGCTGCTAGGTAAGGCTAGGGACTGAAGCTGTTACAGCCTCCATGGTGGGAGAGAGTAGAAAGAACAGGCCAGGAGAAGAACTCCtttctctcaccaagagaaatGGGAGGAAAGTCCTAGGGCCCAAGGCCCAAGCACATGCACTATTACCTCTCCCTGGACACACTATTAGAATGGAGCCTTCCCCCTTGTGACTGGTGCTGGCTATGGGAGTAGAGAcagacactgctgctgctggaactgCCAGCAGCAAACTTTTACTTTCCAGCCCTCAGAGCTTTTGCTGGTGTCAGAAGTGACTTCCTGGAACACTTCCATTGAGGGGAGGAGATGATTCTTAGAAGGGAATGGGTGCAGCAGGCCTAAGCTGAGGGGCTGGAGTTCACTGTTGACAGACACCTATGGGTGGGAGGACGGTAGGGAGATATGGGTTAAGAGGGTTGCTGACCATGGAAAATTAACACCCACTGTACATTACTATGAGCACACTACTGGTGTGGATTATTGTGGGATGTTACTATAACTTATAACCTGCTGCTCtctatttgttttcatttgttgcattttatatttagattgtaagcgctTGAGTAGGGAGTGTTTGTGAAGCTTTTGGGTGCTCAGAAATAAGTGATGAAAGATCATTTTGAATCAGACTACTGTACATAGGTAAAAACAACATGCCATAGGTACATGTTTCTACCACCCTGCTTACCAACTATGTGTCCATTGCACCTTGCATGTAAGATATTTTGATTAAAGATGTTTTCTGATAAGGACTTTGAGTCTTAAATCATGTATTTCACCTGTGATGGTGAGGAACTCTGGGGCAAAAGCCTTTTTATTCTTGTACATATTTGTCTAGCGTAGTTCTCTTTCTGCCTGCCTATTCTCCAGTGTGGCCTATAGCTTTGTAGTTCAGAATCATATAGCCAATTCAGCATAGTTTACATGTACAAACTGTAGCAAAACTGCATTGTCTTTATTTATCTCCCTGCTGTTTGTAGCTTTTGCAAGCAAGCTATCTGGGGGGCCTCTGACTTAATAGATTTGTGAACTCACCATCTCTGTTAACTAGTGTCACggaaaaaatatttatgtatttctaactcaatgcagtgtagacagaagTAGAGCCACTGCCACATGGTCTGTCAGCTCTTCTGTCTACCAGCAAGAAGCCTTCCATGGTCATGGACCACAGTTCGATAAGTTCTGAAGTAATTACATAAGAAAAGCCGtgccgggtcagaccaaaggtccatctagcccagtatctgtctaccaacagtggccaatgccaggtgccccagagggagtgaaactaacaggcaatgatcaagtgatcattCACCAGccatccacctccatcctctgacaaacagacgctagggacaccattctttacccatcgtggctaatagccatttatggacttcatcaccatgaatttatccagttttcttttaaaaattgcaatatGTGGATGCTCTTGCTTTGGGAAAAAGTAGTGCTGAATGAAACACATGATTGTGAATAATTATTGAGAGGAAGATATTTTATGTTGGCTTCACAAAGTTCTGTACAGCCATTCAGCAACTTTATCAGGATTACCCTATAGGACAAACTTTTTGTGCTTCAGTTTATCTACAAACTTTAGCTAATACATCCCAATTATTGTAAAACACTTAGAAGGCCTCCAAAGGGGATAAAGAAGTGCAATGTGTGCTCTGTTGAGTATACAGAGGTTGGATTTCAGAATGCCTAAGTATATTTAAACAGATACAgtagcagaggaggaaggaaatttTGATGGACTCTCCCCCTGGCCTAGGAAGCAACTAAGGCAGctgttttgcctttaaaaattaTGAGCAATGCTTAGGAATGGCATAACACCTCCTCATGGCAACTGTGCAAGCTTGTGCCGGATGCATCCACTGTAATGAAGGTTTTCCTCACTCTCCTGCTTTTCAAATACCAGACTGGCTGTACCAATGGGTGTGTCTGAGATGATATAATTGGTCTCTTTGGAAAGGGTGATTGAGACTCGATGCAGGCAGTATGGTGGCACAACCCAGCATGCCCAGTAAGGCTATGGGTAGTGAGAATGTTGAGGGGAGATACATAGCTGGGGAGGAGGAACCAAATAGGACAAGCCCTCTCTTCCTGACTCTACTGTATTACCTGAGGGATGAAGGTAGAGAAGCTACCTCTCTAATCTGGTACATTGCTGACTACACGGCTGGGGGGTTGGATATCACCACTCTCAATCCCTCACAGAGAGGGGACTCTAGTATCAGGTCACTGATAACACTTGGCTCCAGCTATGGTTTGGGGGGGGTAAGATAGAGGAAATCAGTAACAATGTGGAAAGTAGAAAGGGCTATGATCACAGAGACCAGAGGTTCCAAGGCATTTAGCCCCAAATTAGAGAGTAGCACCTGTGCAGACTTAGAAGTTAGTAGCAGAGCCTCCTCAGGCTTATGGCCCATGTATGAATGAGCCTGAGATTAATCAGTGGTTGGTGACCCTTCTGTGTCATCTTATCAGCTACTGGGGACAGG
This genomic window from Chelonoidis abingdonii isolate Lonesome George chromosome 17, CheloAbing_2.0, whole genome shotgun sequence contains:
- the PDE12 gene encoding 2',5'-phosphodiesterase 12, which gives rise to MNGRCRSGWFMWSLLWGELRAAAGPRRLLCRSAAFLSSGDAVSPGPACGAPPGHMERAVVRCVPSEPKMSLWFVLCDGSAKHMQRDQTEPLGRALARIATNAGKGHAKAAKKSKKARAEAGPAGEPVATAPLAVRLFSRDGESVAEDVSNAEAWQDGAVLQIGEVKYQVERNPPSVTELHLPRSLLAGFPVCPKIHTEFGAPQHCLFRWYQEQPGGGGDEPSPEGTIWVEAPVRDRVFTPTNAHIGLRLKLHCTPGNSQQRYGLPREVESSGPVEAGPGACTFDSRHLYTKKVSGEGLIRTVSYNILADIYAQTEHSRTVLYPYCAPYALELDYRQNLLKKELAGYSADLICLQEVDKSVFADSLAPALDAFGLEGLFRIKEKQHEGLATFYRRDKFSLLSEHDIAFNEALVSDPLHKELRDKLAPYPLAQENVLQRSSVLQVSVLQSRNDPSRKICIANTHLYWHPKGGNIRLIQIAVALSHIRHVACDLYPGIPIIFCGDFNSTPSTGMYSFINSGNIAEDHEDWVSNGEEERCNMSLTHPFKLQSACGEPAYTNYVGGFHGCLDYIFIDINALEVEQVIPLPSHEEVTTHQALPSVSHPSDHIALICDLKWK